The Melospiza georgiana isolate bMelGeo1 chromosome Z, bMelGeo1.pri, whole genome shotgun sequence genome contains a region encoding:
- the RFK gene encoding riboflavin kinase, with amino-acid sequence MRHLPYFCRGEVVKGFGRGSKELGIPTANFSEQVVESFPSDIPTGIYYGWACVGNGDVHKMVVSIGWNPFYKNIKKSVETHIIHTFKEDFYGEILSIVITGYIRPEKNFDSLDALISAIQEDIEEAKRQLDLPEHLKLKEDNFFHLPEGKIVNNR; translated from the exons ATGAGGCACCTGCCGTACTTCTGCCGCGGGGAGGTGGTGAAGGGCTTCGGCAGGGGCTCCAAGGAGCTGGGCATCCCCACCG CTAACTTTTCTGAGCAAGTAGTTGAAAGCTTTCCATCTGATATCCCTACTGGTATATACTATGGATGGGCCTGTGTTGGAAATGGAGATGTGCATAAAATGGTTGTGAGCATAGGATGGAATCCCTTCTATAAGAATATTAAGAAATCAGTG GAAACACACATTATCCACACCTTCAAAGAAGACTTTTATGGAGAAATTCTTAGTATAGTCATAACTGGATACATTCGACCCGAAAAAAACTTTGATTCCTTAG ATGCGCTCATTTCAGCAATTCAGGAAGATATTGAAGAAGCAAAAAGACAGCTAGATCTACCAGAACATCTTAAACTCaaagaagataatttttttcatctgcCAGAAGGCAAAATAGTAAACAATCGCTGA